One Succinispira mobilis DSM 6222 genomic window carries:
- a CDS encoding sodium ion-translocating decarboxylase subunit beta, protein MEAFSIALASVWSDSGFTAFTGGNAIMVVVGILLLYMAIGKGFEPLLLSPIAFGCILGNMPKTGFTTDPGVMQVILYGIQHEIFPPLIFLGVGAMTDFGPLIANPKTLLLGAAAQAGVFVSLIGAMLLGFNVKEAAAIGIIGGADGPTAIYLTMKLAPHLLGAIAVAAYSYMSLVPLIQPPIMKLFTSEADRCIVMEQLRPVTKFEKLVFPVVVTIIVSLLLPPVTSLIGMLMLGNIFRESGCTQRLSETSENALINIVTIFLATGTGLTMAAETFLTLDTILIICLGLIAFCAGTAAGVIFGQIMKIASGGKVNPLIGSAGVSAVPMAARVSQIVGQQANPSNFLLMHAMGPNVAGVIGTAVAAGTMLAMLKG, encoded by the coding sequence ATGGAAGCTTTTTCAATCGCATTAGCGTCAGTTTGGTCTGACAGCGGTTTCACAGCATTTACTGGTGGTAATGCTATCATGGTTGTAGTAGGGATACTATTACTTTACATGGCAATTGGTAAAGGTTTTGAACCACTATTGTTATCACCAATAGCTTTTGGTTGTATTTTAGGTAATATGCCTAAAACAGGTTTTACAACTGATCCCGGAGTTATGCAAGTTATTCTTTATGGTATTCAACATGAAATCTTCCCACCACTTATCTTTTTAGGTGTAGGCGCTATGACAGACTTTGGTCCATTGATTGCTAATCCTAAAACACTTCTTTTAGGTGCTGCAGCTCAAGCTGGTGTATTCGTTTCTTTAATTGGAGCTATGCTTCTTGGTTTTAACGTAAAAGAAGCTGCTGCTATCGGTATTATCGGTGGAGCAGACGGCCCAACTGCTATTTATTTAACAATGAAGCTTGCCCCACATTTACTTGGCGCAATTGCGGTTGCTGCTTACTCTTATATGTCACTAGTTCCACTTATTCAACCACCTATCATGAAACTTTTCACTAGTGAAGCTGATAGATGTATCGTTATGGAACAACTTCGCCCAGTAACTAAATTTGAAAAATTAGTATTCCCTGTAGTCGTAACTATTATCGTAAGTTTGTTGTTACCACCTGTAACTTCTCTTATCGGGATGTTAATGCTTGGTAATATATTTAGAGAATCCGGCTGTACACAACGTCTTTCTGAAACATCAGAAAATGCGTTGATTAATATAGTAACAATTTTCTTAGCAACTGGTACTGGTTTGACAATGGCTGCTGAAACTTTCTTGACTCTTGACACAATTTTAATTATTTGTCTTGGTCTTATTGCTTTCTGTGCTGGTACTGCAGCAGGTGTTATTTTCGGTCAAATTATGAAAATCGCTTCTGGTGGTAAAGTAAACCCACTTATCGGTTCAGCTGGCGTTTCTGCTGTACCAATGGCAGCGCGTGTATCTCAAATCGTTGGTCAACAAGCTAATCCTTCAAACTTCCTTTTAATGCATGCTATGGGACCAAACGTAGCTGGGGTTATTGGTACAGCTGTAGCAGCTGGTACAATGCTTGCAATGCTTAAAGGTTAA
- the larA gene encoding nickel-dependent lactate racemase: protein MEKTYSLKIGKEKMQLVLPESKVLYHIEGNEYPPITDLASAIAAAINNPIDSKPLAQIVTPGDKVAILASDVTRAWLKMDQFLPIILNNLNSFGIPDQDIFLVNATGTHRAHTEAENIITYGQEIVNRIKIYQHNAYDNDNLLELGVTSRGTPVFLNKLVCQADKVILTGGTVYHLMAGYGGGRKSVMPGISGDKTVQANHSIAMHPEVGKGVNPLCQAGATTGNPLHEDMVEVAQMLNPDFLINFAYNANGEFAEVVAGNWLTAWEKCCQYVDKIFGIEINKQADLVIATAGGFPKDINLYQGSKTVDNAYFACKQGGTIIFLLECPDIYEPPAFTQWLRFEDIQEFENAVRADFSIPAFIAFKLTDTAQKYNCIAVTKPENFEVFKRVGMKTATNLDEAYALAQESLPKNFTVTLMPQGANTLPIIK, encoded by the coding sequence ATGGAAAAAACTTACTCTTTAAAAATCGGTAAAGAAAAAATGCAACTTGTACTACCTGAAAGCAAGGTTTTATATCACATCGAAGGCAATGAGTATCCCCCGATAACTGATTTAGCCAGCGCTATTGCTGCGGCTATTAATAATCCCATTGATAGTAAGCCTCTTGCCCAAATCGTAACCCCAGGAGATAAAGTTGCTATTTTAGCTAGTGATGTCACGCGTGCTTGGCTAAAAATGGACCAATTCCTACCTATAATTCTCAACAATTTAAATAGCTTTGGTATTCCCGATCAAGATATTTTTTTAGTTAATGCTACGGGAACACACCGGGCACATACTGAAGCCGAGAACATTATAACTTACGGACAAGAAATCGTAAATCGGATTAAAATTTACCAACATAACGCCTATGATAATGATAATTTACTGGAACTTGGCGTAACCAGCCGAGGCACACCAGTGTTTTTAAATAAATTAGTTTGCCAAGCTGATAAAGTTATTCTAACGGGCGGCACTGTATATCACTTGATGGCTGGCTATGGTGGTGGTCGCAAAAGTGTTATGCCTGGTATTAGCGGGGATAAAACCGTTCAGGCTAATCATAGTATCGCTATGCATCCTGAAGTTGGTAAAGGAGTCAATCCCCTTTGTCAAGCCGGAGCTACAACTGGCAATCCTTTGCATGAAGATATGGTTGAAGTAGCTCAAATGCTAAACCCAGACTTTTTAATAAATTTTGCTTACAATGCCAATGGTGAATTTGCCGAAGTTGTCGCTGGCAATTGGCTAACGGCTTGGGAGAAATGTTGTCAATATGTTGATAAAATCTTTGGCATAGAAATCAATAAACAGGCAGATTTAGTAATTGCGACTGCTGGTGGTTTTCCTAAAGATATTAATCTTTATCAAGGTTCCAAAACTGTTGATAATGCCTATTTTGCTTGTAAACAAGGCGGCACAATTATATTTTTATTAGAATGCCCAGATATTTATGAACCGCCGGCTTTTACACAATGGTTGCGGTTTGAAGACATCCAAGAATTTGAAAATGCTGTACGCGCTGATTTTTCTATTCCAGCTTTTATCGCTTTCAAACTGACCGATACTGCGCAAAAATACAATTGTATTGCTGTTACTAAGCCAGAAAATTTTGAAGTATTTAAACGAGTAGGGATGAAAACTGCAACTAATTTAGACGAAGCCTACGCTTTAGCACAAGAAAGTTTACCAAAGAACTTTACGGTAACTCTAATGCCACAAGGCGCAAATACTTTGCCAATTATTAAATAA
- the alr gene encoding alanine racemase has protein sequence MSATSILINLDNLNNNLQVIRSKIGEKMKVMAIVKSNAYGHGAVEVSKCLVNQGVDYLAVTNLPEALELRLAGIKIPILIISLIDFDEYCQCLQNDIMLTVCSYQQLEQLEKFAEEAKIKAKVVLKVDTGMNRIGIKYSEAANYANYILQCNNIELKGVTTHLASADAGFNEFTQQQLEKFKQAVAQISQVIDSIEIISIANSAGIFVLEPLYGNTVRAGIALYGLKPDENIPVDLSALKPVLSFKSKVLFIKEIESLEKIGYSGTFTAQNSTQIATIPVGYAEGYPRNLSNKAAVLIKNKMYPIVGNICMSTLMVDLGLNKAEIAVGDEVQLIGGNNLEQITVDYLAKQAGLINYELVCGLKGNLKREYISEL, from the coding sequence ATGAGTGCTACAAGCATTTTGATAAATCTAGATAATTTAAACAATAATTTACAAGTTATTAGAAGTAAAATTGGGGAAAAAATGAAGGTTATGGCAATTGTGAAATCTAATGCTTACGGGCATGGCGCAGTTGAGGTAAGTAAATGTTTAGTTAACCAAGGAGTTGATTACTTAGCAGTGACAAATTTGCCGGAGGCTTTGGAACTAAGGTTAGCAGGGATCAAAATACCCATTCTAATAATTTCTTTAATTGACTTTGATGAATACTGTCAATGTTTGCAAAATGATATAATGCTCACTGTTTGTAGTTATCAACAACTAGAGCAGCTAGAAAAATTTGCTGAAGAAGCTAAAATAAAGGCAAAAGTAGTTTTGAAAGTTGATACAGGGATGAATAGAATTGGTATTAAATATTCGGAAGCGGCTAATTATGCTAACTACATATTACAATGCAATAATATCGAGCTTAAAGGTGTGACTACGCATTTAGCTAGTGCAGATGCTGGGTTTAATGAATTTACGCAGCAACAACTTGAAAAATTCAAGCAGGCAGTAGCGCAAATTTCCCAAGTAATTGATTCAATTGAAATAATAAGTATTGCTAATAGCGCAGGCATTTTTGTTTTAGAGCCACTATATGGAAATACCGTAAGAGCAGGAATAGCTTTGTATGGTTTAAAGCCTGATGAAAATATTCCCGTAGACTTATCAGCTTTAAAGCCAGTTTTGAGTTTTAAAAGTAAAGTGCTATTTATAAAAGAAATAGAGAGTTTAGAAAAAATTGGTTACTCGGGGACTTTTACAGCACAAAATTCTACGCAGATTGCTACAATTCCAGTAGGTTATGCAGAAGGTTATCCGCGAAATCTCTCTAATAAAGCAGCAGTGTTGATAAAAAATAAAATGTATCCGATTGTCGGCAATATTTGTATGAGTACTTTAATGGTGGATTTAGGTCTAAATAAAGCCGAAATAGCTGTTGGCGACGAAGTTCAATTGATTGGTGGTAATAATCTTGAACAAATAACTGTAGACTACTTGGCTAAGCAGGCTGGCTTAATTAATTATGAACTGGTTTGTGGCTTAAAAGGCAATTTGAAACGTGAATATATAAGTGAACTATGA
- the tsaB gene encoding tRNA (adenosine(37)-N6)-threonylcarbamoyltransferase complex dimerization subunit type 1 TsaB, producing the protein MIILSIDTSTKICSLAISKADKLLAQWYVDSGRTHSTGIMLQLQLLLERSAINKHSLNAIAVNIGPGSFTGLRIGLSLAKALALALKIPLIGISSADVLSYNALYTNQYVATLIDAQRNNFYYTLYKNHHNTFIKITDTSIHSDKNIISTLSEIPESVLLVGDFSPDLFAEQSKNIIIPHDAARFPHASNLGLLANIKLLAGNVDSATTLKIDYIKPSEAEIVWEQKNAQKN; encoded by the coding sequence ATGATTATTTTGTCAATTGATACCTCAACTAAGATTTGTTCTTTAGCTATATCTAAAGCCGATAAACTGCTGGCTCAATGGTATGTAGATAGCGGTCGAACACATTCAACTGGAATTATGTTGCAACTGCAACTTCTCTTAGAGCGTTCGGCAATCAACAAGCATAGTTTAAATGCCATAGCCGTAAATATCGGGCCTGGCTCTTTCACCGGCTTACGCATTGGTTTAAGCCTTGCTAAAGCTCTTGCTCTTGCCTTAAAAATACCTTTAATTGGGATCTCTTCGGCTGATGTTTTAAGTTACAATGCTCTTTATACAAACCAGTATGTAGCAACATTGATCGATGCCCAAAGAAATAATTTTTATTATACTTTATATAAAAATCATCACAATACTTTTATAAAAATAACTGATACATCTATCCACTCCGACAAAAACATCATTAGTACTCTTAGCGAAATACCAGAGTCAGTTTTACTAGTAGGTGATTTTTCTCCTGATTTATTCGCGGAACAATCTAAAAATATCATAATTCCTCACGATGCAGCACGTTTCCCCCATGCTAGCAATTTAGGTCTTTTAGCCAATATAAAGCTACTAGCTGGAAATGTTGATTCCGCAACAACCTTAAAAATAGACTATATTAAACCATCTGAAGCCGAAATTGTTTGGGAGCAAAAAAATGCACAAAAGAACTGA
- the tsaE gene encoding tRNA (adenosine(37)-N6)-threonylcarbamoyltransferase complex ATPase subunit type 1 TsaE: protein MIEIIAHDLTATINIAKLLAQKIDFPFNLCLDGDLGAGKTTFARAFLETLGVAPETISSPTFTIVNEYSTATAVINHIDLYRINNYQELDALGYLELLNYAQVNLIEWSSLFPNYKPSETIELAIKLVSSNERVLIFSATNQKLAKLLQELKNDYFVN, encoded by the coding sequence TTGATTGAAATTATAGCCCACGATCTTACAGCTACTATAAATATTGCTAAGCTGTTAGCACAAAAAATTGATTTTCCGTTTAATTTGTGTCTAGACGGTGATTTAGGTGCTGGTAAAACCACCTTCGCCCGAGCTTTTCTCGAAACTTTAGGTGTTGCTCCTGAAACAATCTCCAGTCCAACTTTTACAATTGTAAACGAATATTCAACGGCTACGGCTGTTATTAATCATATCGATTTATATCGTATCAACAATTATCAAGAATTAGATGCTCTAGGCTATTTGGAACTACTTAATTATGCACAAGTTAACTTAATTGAATGGAGTTCACTTTTTCCTAACTATAAACCTTCTGAAACCATTGAACTTGCTATTAAGTTAGTTTCCTCCAACGAAAGAGTATTAATCTTTTCTGCCACTAATCAAAAACTAGCTAAGTTATTACAGGAGTTAAAAAATGATTATTTTGTCAATTGA
- the rimI gene encoding ribosomal protein S18-alanine N-acetyltransferase, with translation MHKRTDFVIRKMTCQDIPALLEVETDVFTTTWSEQAFLDEYNNPLTTYLLICEQQQVIGYAGFWLVVDEAQITNVAVKQNWQGLGLGRELMQALIKEARKQKAQSISLEVRASNLVAQNLYTSLGFQEVGIRPGYYLDNQENALLMQLII, from the coding sequence ATGCACAAAAGAACTGATTTTGTAATTAGAAAAATGACTTGCCAAGATATCCCGGCTTTGTTAGAGGTCGAAACAGATGTTTTTACCACAACTTGGTCTGAACAAGCTTTTTTAGATGAATATAATAACCCCTTAACAACTTATCTACTAATCTGTGAACAACAGCAGGTTATTGGCTATGCTGGTTTTTGGTTAGTTGTAGATGAAGCTCAAATCACTAATGTAGCTGTCAAACAAAATTGGCAAGGCTTAGGTTTAGGTCGAGAACTAATGCAGGCTCTAATTAAAGAAGCCCGCAAACAAAAAGCACAAAGCATTTCTCTTGAAGTTCGAGCTAGTAATCTAGTAGCTCAGAATTTGTATACCTCTTTAGGGTTTCAGGAGGTAGGAATACGTCCTGGCTACTATTTAGACAATCAGGAAAATGCTTTGCTGATGCAGCTGATCATATAA